One window of Leopardus geoffroyi isolate Oge1 chromosome B3, O.geoffroyi_Oge1_pat1.0, whole genome shotgun sequence genomic DNA carries:
- the MPI gene encoding mannose-6-phosphate isomerase isoform X2 codes for MPVFPLSGVVQQYAWGKTGSNSEVARLLASSDPLAQISEDKPYAELWMGCHPRGDAKILDNRISQKTLGQWIADNQDCLGSKVKDTFNGKLPFLFKVLSVETALSIQAHPNKELAEKLHLQAPQHYPDANHKPEIAIALTSFQGLCGFRPVEEIVTFLTKVPEFQFLIGDNAATQLKQSLSSDSQCVASALQSCFSHLMKSEKKVVMEQLNLLVKRISQQVAAGNNMEDINGELLLQLHQQYPGDIGCFAIYFLNLLTLKPGEAMFLEANVPHAYLKGDCVECMACSDNTVRAGLTPKFIDVPTLCEMLNYTPSKDRLFLPTQSQEDPYLSIYNPPVPDFTVMKMEVPGSITEYKVLAVDSASILLIVQGRVTASTPTAQTPIPLQRGGVLFIGANESVSLKLTVPDDLLMFRACCLL; via the exons ATGCCAG TATTCCCCCTTTCCGGTGTGGTGCAGCAGTATGCCTGGGGGAAGACAGGTTCTAACAGTGAAGTGGCTCGGCTGCTGGCCAGCAGTGACCCGCTGGCCCAGATCTCAGAGGACAAGCCATATGCAGAG TTGTGGATGGGGTGCCATCCCCGGGGAGATGCCAAGATCCTTGACAATCGCATCTCACAGAAGACCCTAGGCCAGTGGATCGCTGACAACCAGGACTGCTTGGGCTCAAAGGTCAAGGACACCTTTAATGGCAAGCTGCCCTTCCTCTTCAAAGTGCTCTCGGTTGAAACTGCCCTGTCCATCCAGGCACACCCTAACAAG GAGCTGGCAGAGAAATTGCACCTCCAGGCTCCACAGCACTACCCCGATGCCAACCATAAGCCAGAGATAGCCATTGCCCTCACCTCCTTCCAGGGTTTATGTGGCTTCCGGCCTGTTGAGGAAATTGTGACGTTTCTGACAA AGGTGCCTGAGTTCCAGTTTCTTATTGGAGATAATGCAGCAACACAGCTGAAGCAGAGCCTGAGCAGTGACTCCCAGTGTGTGGCCTCTGCTCTGCAGAGCTGTTTCTCCCACCTGATGAAGAGCGAGAAGAAGGTGGTGATGGAGCAGCTCAACCTGTTGGTGAAGCGGATCTCCCAGCAAG TGGCTGCTGGAAACAACATGGAGGACATCAATGGGGAGCTCTTGCTGCAGCTGCATCAGCAGTATCCGGGTGATATTGGATGCTTTGCCATCTACTTCCTGAACCTGCTTACCCTGAAGCCAGGAGAGGCCATGTTTCTGGAGGCCAATGTGCCCCATGCCTACCTGAAAGGAG ACTGCGTGGAGTGCATGGCGTGTTCAGACAATACTGTTCGTGCTGGCCTGACACCCAAGTTCATCGATGTGCCAACTCTGTGTGAAATGCTCAACTATACCCCCAGCAAGGACAGGCTCTTTCTTCCAACACAGAGTCAAGAAGACCCCTACCTCTCTATCTATAACCCCCCTGTGCCAGACTTCACTGTCATGAAGatggag GTCCCTGGCTCCATCACTGAATACAAGGTCTTGGCAGTGGACTCGGCCAGCATCCTCCTGATAGTACAGGGAAGAGTGACAGCCAGCACTCCCACAGCCCAGACACCAATCCCCCTGCAGCGTGGTGGGGTGCTCTTCATTGGGGCCAATGAGAGCGTCTCACTGAAGCTCACTGTGCCCGATGACCTGCTGATGTTCCGAGCCTGCTGCCTGCTGTAG
- the MPI gene encoding mannose-6-phosphate isomerase isoform X4: MAVQQVFPLSGVVQQYAWGKTGSNSEVARLLASSDPLAQISEDKPYAELWMGCHPRGDAKILDNRISQKTLGQWIADNQDCLGSKVKDTFNGKLPFLFKVLSVETALSIQAHPNKELAEKLHLQAPQHYPDANHKPEIAIALTSFQGLCGFRPVEEIVTFLTKVPEFQFLIGDNAATQLKQSLSSDSQCVASALQSCFSHLMKSEKKVVMEQLNLLVKRISQQVAAGNNMEDINGELLLQLHQQYPGDIGCFAIYFLNLLTLKPGEAMFLEANVPHAYLKGGGPALESLNSRHPSSG, from the exons ATGGCAGTTCAGCAAG TATTCCCCCTTTCCGGTGTGGTGCAGCAGTATGCCTGGGGGAAGACAGGTTCTAACAGTGAAGTGGCTCGGCTGCTGGCCAGCAGTGACCCGCTGGCCCAGATCTCAGAGGACAAGCCATATGCAGAG TTGTGGATGGGGTGCCATCCCCGGGGAGATGCCAAGATCCTTGACAATCGCATCTCACAGAAGACCCTAGGCCAGTGGATCGCTGACAACCAGGACTGCTTGGGCTCAAAGGTCAAGGACACCTTTAATGGCAAGCTGCCCTTCCTCTTCAAAGTGCTCTCGGTTGAAACTGCCCTGTCCATCCAGGCACACCCTAACAAG GAGCTGGCAGAGAAATTGCACCTCCAGGCTCCACAGCACTACCCCGATGCCAACCATAAGCCAGAGATAGCCATTGCCCTCACCTCCTTCCAGGGTTTATGTGGCTTCCGGCCTGTTGAGGAAATTGTGACGTTTCTGACAA AGGTGCCTGAGTTCCAGTTTCTTATTGGAGATAATGCAGCAACACAGCTGAAGCAGAGCCTGAGCAGTGACTCCCAGTGTGTGGCCTCTGCTCTGCAGAGCTGTTTCTCCCACCTGATGAAGAGCGAGAAGAAGGTGGTGATGGAGCAGCTCAACCTGTTGGTGAAGCGGATCTCCCAGCAAG TGGCTGCTGGAAACAACATGGAGGACATCAATGGGGAGCTCTTGCTGCAGCTGCATCAGCAGTATCCGGGTGATATTGGATGCTTTGCCATCTACTTCCTGAACCTGCTTACCCTGAAGCCAGGAGAGGCCATGTTTCTGGAGGCCAATGTGCCCCATGCCTACCTGAAAGGAG GAGGCCCAGCCCTGGAGAGTCTAAATTCAAGGCATCCTTCATCAGGTTAG
- the MPI gene encoding mannose-6-phosphate isomerase isoform X3 has product MGCHPRGDAKILDNRISQKTLGQWIADNQDCLGSKVKDTFNGKLPFLFKVLSVETALSIQAHPNKELAEKLHLQAPQHYPDANHKPEIAIALTSFQGLCGFRPVEEIVTFLTKVPEFQFLIGDNAATQLKQSLSSDSQCVASALQSCFSHLMKSEKKVVMEQLNLLVKRISQQVAAGNNMEDINGELLLQLHQQYPGDIGCFAIYFLNLLTLKPGEAMFLEANVPHAYLKGDCVECMACSDNTVRAGLTPKFIDVPTLCEMLNYTPSKDRLFLPTQSQEDPYLSIYNPPVPDFTVMKMEVPGSITEYKVLAVDSASILLIVQGRVTASTPTAQTPIPLQRGGVLFIGANESVSLKLTVPDDLLMFRACCLL; this is encoded by the exons ATGGGGTGCCATCCCCGGGGAGATGCCAAGATCCTTGACAATCGCATCTCACAGAAGACCCTAGGCCAGTGGATCGCTGACAACCAGGACTGCTTGGGCTCAAAGGTCAAGGACACCTTTAATGGCAAGCTGCCCTTCCTCTTCAAAGTGCTCTCGGTTGAAACTGCCCTGTCCATCCAGGCACACCCTAACAAG GAGCTGGCAGAGAAATTGCACCTCCAGGCTCCACAGCACTACCCCGATGCCAACCATAAGCCAGAGATAGCCATTGCCCTCACCTCCTTCCAGGGTTTATGTGGCTTCCGGCCTGTTGAGGAAATTGTGACGTTTCTGACAA AGGTGCCTGAGTTCCAGTTTCTTATTGGAGATAATGCAGCAACACAGCTGAAGCAGAGCCTGAGCAGTGACTCCCAGTGTGTGGCCTCTGCTCTGCAGAGCTGTTTCTCCCACCTGATGAAGAGCGAGAAGAAGGTGGTGATGGAGCAGCTCAACCTGTTGGTGAAGCGGATCTCCCAGCAAG TGGCTGCTGGAAACAACATGGAGGACATCAATGGGGAGCTCTTGCTGCAGCTGCATCAGCAGTATCCGGGTGATATTGGATGCTTTGCCATCTACTTCCTGAACCTGCTTACCCTGAAGCCAGGAGAGGCCATGTTTCTGGAGGCCAATGTGCCCCATGCCTACCTGAAAGGAG ACTGCGTGGAGTGCATGGCGTGTTCAGACAATACTGTTCGTGCTGGCCTGACACCCAAGTTCATCGATGTGCCAACTCTGTGTGAAATGCTCAACTATACCCCCAGCAAGGACAGGCTCTTTCTTCCAACACAGAGTCAAGAAGACCCCTACCTCTCTATCTATAACCCCCCTGTGCCAGACTTCACTGTCATGAAGatggag GTCCCTGGCTCCATCACTGAATACAAGGTCTTGGCAGTGGACTCGGCCAGCATCCTCCTGATAGTACAGGGAAGAGTGACAGCCAGCACTCCCACAGCCCAGACACCAATCCCCCTGCAGCGTGGTGGGGTGCTCTTCATTGGGGCCAATGAGAGCGTCTCACTGAAGCTCACTGTGCCCGATGACCTGCTGATGTTCCGAGCCTGCTGCCTGCTGTAG
- the MPI gene encoding mannose-6-phosphate isomerase isoform X1 yields the protein MAVQQVFPLSGVVQQYAWGKTGSNSEVARLLASSDPLAQISEDKPYAELWMGCHPRGDAKILDNRISQKTLGQWIADNQDCLGSKVKDTFNGKLPFLFKVLSVETALSIQAHPNKELAEKLHLQAPQHYPDANHKPEIAIALTSFQGLCGFRPVEEIVTFLTKVPEFQFLIGDNAATQLKQSLSSDSQCVASALQSCFSHLMKSEKKVVMEQLNLLVKRISQQVAAGNNMEDINGELLLQLHQQYPGDIGCFAIYFLNLLTLKPGEAMFLEANVPHAYLKGDCVECMACSDNTVRAGLTPKFIDVPTLCEMLNYTPSKDRLFLPTQSQEDPYLSIYNPPVPDFTVMKMEVPGSITEYKVLAVDSASILLIVQGRVTASTPTAQTPIPLQRGGVLFIGANESVSLKLTVPDDLLMFRACCLL from the exons ATGGCAGTTCAGCAAG TATTCCCCCTTTCCGGTGTGGTGCAGCAGTATGCCTGGGGGAAGACAGGTTCTAACAGTGAAGTGGCTCGGCTGCTGGCCAGCAGTGACCCGCTGGCCCAGATCTCAGAGGACAAGCCATATGCAGAG TTGTGGATGGGGTGCCATCCCCGGGGAGATGCCAAGATCCTTGACAATCGCATCTCACAGAAGACCCTAGGCCAGTGGATCGCTGACAACCAGGACTGCTTGGGCTCAAAGGTCAAGGACACCTTTAATGGCAAGCTGCCCTTCCTCTTCAAAGTGCTCTCGGTTGAAACTGCCCTGTCCATCCAGGCACACCCTAACAAG GAGCTGGCAGAGAAATTGCACCTCCAGGCTCCACAGCACTACCCCGATGCCAACCATAAGCCAGAGATAGCCATTGCCCTCACCTCCTTCCAGGGTTTATGTGGCTTCCGGCCTGTTGAGGAAATTGTGACGTTTCTGACAA AGGTGCCTGAGTTCCAGTTTCTTATTGGAGATAATGCAGCAACACAGCTGAAGCAGAGCCTGAGCAGTGACTCCCAGTGTGTGGCCTCTGCTCTGCAGAGCTGTTTCTCCCACCTGATGAAGAGCGAGAAGAAGGTGGTGATGGAGCAGCTCAACCTGTTGGTGAAGCGGATCTCCCAGCAAG TGGCTGCTGGAAACAACATGGAGGACATCAATGGGGAGCTCTTGCTGCAGCTGCATCAGCAGTATCCGGGTGATATTGGATGCTTTGCCATCTACTTCCTGAACCTGCTTACCCTGAAGCCAGGAGAGGCCATGTTTCTGGAGGCCAATGTGCCCCATGCCTACCTGAAAGGAG ACTGCGTGGAGTGCATGGCGTGTTCAGACAATACTGTTCGTGCTGGCCTGACACCCAAGTTCATCGATGTGCCAACTCTGTGTGAAATGCTCAACTATACCCCCAGCAAGGACAGGCTCTTTCTTCCAACACAGAGTCAAGAAGACCCCTACCTCTCTATCTATAACCCCCCTGTGCCAGACTTCACTGTCATGAAGatggag GTCCCTGGCTCCATCACTGAATACAAGGTCTTGGCAGTGGACTCGGCCAGCATCCTCCTGATAGTACAGGGAAGAGTGACAGCCAGCACTCCCACAGCCCAGACACCAATCCCCCTGCAGCGTGGTGGGGTGCTCTTCATTGGGGCCAATGAGAGCGTCTCACTGAAGCTCACTGTGCCCGATGACCTGCTGATGTTCCGAGCCTGCTGCCTGCTGTAG